The Plasmodium sp. gorilla clade G2 genome assembly, chromosome: 4 genome has a segment encoding these proteins:
- a CDS encoding ribosome-recycling factor: MYGGNKVSKFLPLVDIHLLGNKNHLLFFCGRLNFGSKKQKEKVDKETKKLRKFLKISNIKNNEEDEKYERDINEMDMKKKMKGISGMTQIDYKIYDIKMEEINKNFENKIKKIFDTCVQIDFFNNISILKDKKNIKLCDVAQVVIKSSNLIYFYPYTISDIQKIIHNLKLKDNTWNPTVSNDGQYVILQIQPLSEDVKMKKKKEAKDLFEKSKNDIRNVRYKIRDDIIKNIEGDQWKIVERNKLDNYIKDKIKIIEKVYEQCVKNY, from the coding sequence atGTACGGTGGGAATAAAGTGAGTAAATTTCTCCCACTGGTGGATATTCACCTGCTTGGTAATAAAAACCATTTGTTGTTTTTTTGTGGGAGATTGAATTTTGGAAGTAAAAAACAGAAAGAAAAGGTTGATAAGGAAACTAAAAAGCTTCGTaagtttttaaaaatatccaatataaaaaataatgaagaagatgaaaaatatgaaagagATATAAACGAGATGgatatgaaaaagaagatGAAAGGAATTAGTGGAATGACACAAAttgattataaaatatatgatataaaaatggaagaaattaataaaaattttgaaaataaaatcaagAAAATATTTGATACATGTGTACAAAtagatttttttaataatatctcTATTTTGAaagataagaaaaatataaaattatgtgATGTAGCACAAGTAGTAATAAAATCATCTAATTTAATTTACTTTTATCCTTATACAATTAGtgatatacaaaaaattattcataatttAAAACTTAAAGATAATACTTGGAATCCCACAGTGTCAAATGATGGACAATATGTTATTTTACAAATTCAACCTTTATCAGAAGAtgttaaaatgaaaaaaaaaaaagaagcaaAAGATCTTTttgaaaaaagtaaaaatgatattagaAATGTCAGATATAAAATAAGggatgatataataaaaaatattgaaggAGATCAATGGAAAATTGTGGAAAGGAATAAGTTAGATAATTATAtcaaagataaaataaagataattgAGAAGGTGTATGAACAGTgtgtaaaaaattattaa